The Nitrospira sp. region CTGTTTCGGCCTCATTACCGATGGGAAGGTCCATGATGTCAGCGCGGCCCATCAGATGAACTTCGCCTCTGGCACGATCGTGGTGGATGATCGGGGCTACAACGACTATCGCTTGTTCGCCAAATGGACCGACGCTCAGGTGTTCTTCGTCACGCGCATGAAGGGCAATGCCCGATTCGAGATTGTCGAGGAACACGCGGTG contains the following coding sequences:
- a CDS encoding transposase, with the protein product MLDHDGYLPCFGLITDGKVHDVSAAHQMNFASGTIVVDDRGYNDYRLFAKWTDAQVFFVTRMKGNARFEIVEEHAV